From the Candidatus Cloacimonadota bacterium genome, the window CCCAGGATTTTTTTCTCGACCGCATGATGTCATTGCCTTAATAGAGGCTAAAATATACGCAATCAATTGTTTGGTTTGGATCATTGTCTACACTTAGCGGGGCTTGCTTCCAAATCTGTTTGAGGAGTCTGATTATGTCAGAGAAACTAACCGGGAATGACCTTTTACAATACATTGATCAGATGAATGATCCCGAAAAGCTCAAGAAAGCTCTGGAATTTATCCATCCTGCTGATATTCTTGACGCTCTGGAAGATTCGGATATAGATCAGATCTCTTTCCTAGCTCGGCTGCCCAACGACATCTTGGCTGAGATCATTGAAGAAGCTGATGATGAGGACAAAAACGAGATCTTTGACCTCTTCGAAGGGCAAAAGCAGCAACAAATTATCAGCGAAATGGCATCGGATGAATTGGTCGACCTCTTGGAGACCTTGGATCCCAAAGATGCAGATGATCTGATCGCAAGTTTGGAGCCCGAGGAAGCCTCCAAACTCAAATCCTTGATGCGCTATGACCCCGAAACTGCCGGAGGCATCATGGCGACCGAATTTGTCGCCATCAAAGAAGCAATGACCGTCAAAGAGGCTCTGGAATATCTCCAGCAATATGGAGAGGAAGCAGAAGCCCTTTTCTATATCTATGTGCTTGATAAACAGGGCGCTCTACAGGGCGTGATCTCTTTGCGCGACATCGTCGTAAGTAGATTTGATACACATCTTCGGGATCTGACAAATCCCAACGTCCTCTCCGTGACGCCCGAGATGGATCAGGAAGAAGTGGCGCGAATCTTTCATAAATATGGCTTTTCCAGTATCCCGGTGGTGGATCAGAGGAACAAGATGCTCGGAATCATCACGGCTGATGACGCTCTGGAAGTGGTCGTGGACGAGAGCACCGAAGACTTTGAAAAGATGAGCGCTTTGGCTCACAGCGATCTCGAATATCTGGATTCAGGAATCATCGATCTGGCACGCAGGAGAATCTTGTGGCTGCTCTTTTTGATGATCTCTGCCACCTTCACGGGATTTATCATCCAAGGCTATGAAGCCGCATTGACTGAGATGGTCATCCTGGCTGCCTTCATCCCGATCCTGATGGACACAGGCGGCAACGCGGGAGCACAATCTGCCACACTCATCATCCGCGGCATGGCTCTGGGAGAGATCGATATCAGCGACTATTCAAAGGTCTTTTTCAAAGAACTTCGCATCAGCCTCTTGGTTGGCGTCACCCTTGCGGTGGTGAATTTCCTCAGAATTCTGCTCTTCAATCGCGATATGATGCTGGGCATCACCGTGTCTGTGGCGATGCTCTTCACGGTGGTCACAGCAAAGATTGTGGGCTGCTCCTTGCCCATCATCGCTCGCAAACTCAGGATAGATCCCGCCATCATGGCTGCCCCGATCATCACCA encodes:
- the mgtE gene encoding magnesium transporter, with amino-acid sequence MSEKLTGNDLLQYIDQMNDPEKLKKALEFIHPADILDALEDSDIDQISFLARLPNDILAEIIEEADDEDKNEIFDLFEGQKQQQIISEMASDELVDLLETLDPKDADDLIASLEPEEASKLKSLMRYDPETAGGIMATEFVAIKEAMTVKEALEYLQQYGEEAEALFYIYVLDKQGALQGVISLRDIVVSRFDTHLRDLTNPNVLSVTPEMDQEEVARIFHKYGFSSIPVVDQRNKMLGIITADDALEVVVDESTEDFEKMSALAHSDLEYLDSGIIDLARRRILWLLFLMISATFTGFIIQGYEAALTEMVILAAFIPILMDTGGNAGAQSATLIIRGMALGEIDISDYSKVFFKELRISLLVGVTLAVVNFLRILLFNRDMMLGITVSVAMLFTVVTAKIVGCSLPIIARKLRIDPAIMAAPIITTIVDALSLMVYFWLATTIYI